One window from the genome of Vidua chalybeata isolate OUT-0048 chromosome 3, bVidCha1 merged haplotype, whole genome shotgun sequence encodes:
- the LOC128785202 gene encoding uncharacterized protein LOC128785202, which translates to MDYLPECTLMTPWYFWQVPITCLPAAACVKHNNQMRCQSGEPEVFLRQKPEDIEGCHSVHDRAVNTFLVGALHQKTLQAPSQEERQAQAETPKLQSVAEQGSRKDHASSVGVGFLRHLKYSARVISSDLNQTSLCTRLSTVVTCFLIHLQSTAFLRWTHSLACSNPLPCACCHSAQECLSQIDPRVVSMLLWDPRLAGSVTEK; encoded by the exons ATGGATTACCTGCCTGAA TGCACGCTCATGACCCCATGGTATTTCTGGCAAGTGCCCATCACgtgcctgccagcagctgcatgTGTGAAACACAACAATCAGATGCGCTGCCAGTCTGGGGAGCCTGAAGTTTTCCTGAGGCAGAAGCCTGAAGATATTGAG GGCTGTCATTCAGTTCACGACAGAGCAGTGAACACATTCCTTGTGGGAGCTCTGCACCAGAAGACGTTGCAAGCCCCTTCTCAGGAGGAAAGACAAGCACAGGCTGAAACACCCAAGCTGCAGTCAGTGGCAGAACAGGGCTCCAGGAAGGATCATGCCTCATCAGTGGGTGTTGGCTTTCTAAGGCACCTAAAGTACTCTGCCAGAGTAATTAGTAGTGATCTGAATCAGACATCACTATGTACACGTCTGTCTACAGTGGTGACATGTTTCCTCATACATCTGCAGTCAACAGCATTTTTGAGGTGGACACACTCCCTAGCCTGCAGTAATCCCCTGCCTTGTGCTTGTTGTCACTCTGCACAGGAGTGTTTGTCCCAGATAGATCCTCGTGTTGTCTCCATGTTGCTCTGGGATCCCAGGCTAGCTGGGAGCGTCACTGAAAAGTGA